Proteins encoded in a region of the Halioglobus maricola genome:
- a CDS encoding phospholipase D-like domain-containing protein has product MRFSLLFLVVFLHACATTDIPANQCPADRQALENCPPLDAVDDPELNAWYDARTRLPPKFEGRDSLELGIEAQIPVQNARAKLLGSSEVEAIRSLTVKIHMVENARHSIDASYYIFQDDLAGRALLGAMCEAVQRGVDLRLMVDSIGSVTLDKTWLRALHSCQIGAGFVRNSTGEVTNRRARVQIFIFNALSKSPITANRRSHDKLLVVDGFVPERAIVITGGRNVSLSYFGILEDGSPNPDTYNDAEILLRPELGVEKESTVGEVAEVYFTLLSLYKNNKYLRSKQFLTGTDLYLDRRKALSRSLSELKSLESLKPHFEAMPDYLETEWREADVRLAHEFANLSNETVVTEAVANLTNNPNSIMYLLEHSREDNRNRSESRVVSPYLFLARYYDKEGNLLLDEAERVLEWLAEDPSRSYEMITNSVLTSDNVPAQAIVDMDMAPRMLLDDDHKEGWLAHAEGSELSAELVGSETWANLVNHPQLKIYETGRLDDAYFGGDKHYGKLHSKYLLGDEVGFIGTANFDYRSRLFNNEMGFFFESPELAQDLIEDFELLKSESYHWGTPEWLDMRRQLMEGKGLKAGAVRNQRKVFNVLRKTKLEYLF; this is encoded by the coding sequence ATGAGGTTTAGCCTGCTGTTCCTGGTCGTATTCCTTCACGCCTGCGCCACAACCGATATTCCCGCAAACCAGTGTCCGGCTGACCGGCAGGCCCTGGAAAATTGCCCGCCGCTGGACGCAGTCGACGATCCAGAGCTTAACGCGTGGTACGACGCACGAACTCGCTTGCCGCCCAAGTTCGAGGGAAGAGACTCCCTGGAGCTGGGAATAGAAGCGCAGATCCCGGTCCAGAATGCCCGTGCCAAATTGCTGGGAAGCAGCGAAGTAGAGGCGATCCGCTCTCTTACAGTCAAAATACATATGGTGGAGAATGCCCGCCATAGTATCGACGCGAGCTACTACATTTTTCAGGATGATCTGGCGGGGAGAGCCCTGCTTGGCGCGATGTGTGAAGCTGTGCAGCGTGGCGTCGATTTGCGTTTAATGGTCGATTCAATTGGTTCTGTTACTCTCGACAAGACCTGGCTCCGCGCGCTGCACAGCTGCCAGATAGGCGCGGGGTTTGTGCGGAATTCCACGGGCGAGGTCACCAATCGTCGGGCGCGAGTACAGATCTTCATCTTCAATGCCTTGAGCAAGTCACCGATTACCGCCAACCGGAGGTCGCACGACAAACTGCTGGTGGTCGACGGTTTTGTGCCGGAGAGGGCCATCGTGATTACCGGTGGCCGCAATGTTTCTCTGTCCTACTTCGGCATCCTTGAAGACGGCTCACCGAACCCGGATACCTACAACGATGCTGAAATCCTTCTAAGACCGGAGTTGGGGGTAGAAAAAGAGAGCACGGTAGGCGAAGTCGCTGAAGTCTATTTCACATTGCTTTCTCTGTACAAAAACAATAAGTACCTGCGTTCAAAGCAATTTCTGACCGGCACCGACTTATATCTGGACAGGCGTAAAGCCTTGTCTCGTTCACTGAGCGAATTGAAGTCGCTTGAGAGTTTGAAACCTCACTTCGAAGCTATGCCTGACTACCTGGAGACCGAATGGCGAGAGGCCGATGTGCGGCTGGCCCATGAATTCGCAAATCTCAGTAACGAAACGGTGGTGACGGAGGCGGTGGCGAACCTTACCAATAATCCGAACTCCATCATGTATTTGCTCGAGCACTCCAGGGAAGACAATCGCAATAGATCGGAGTCCAGGGTGGTATCACCCTATTTGTTTCTAGCACGCTACTACGATAAAGAGGGCAATCTACTGCTGGATGAAGCGGAACGGGTTCTCGAGTGGCTTGCGGAGGACCCGAGCCGCAGTTACGAGATGATCACCAACTCAGTGTTAACCTCGGATAATGTCCCTGCACAGGCCATCGTCGATATGGATATGGCGCCGCGGATGTTGCTGGATGATGATCATAAAGAGGGTTGGCTGGCGCACGCCGAGGGAAGTGAGCTTAGTGCCGAGTTGGTCGGAAGCGAAACCTGGGCCAACCTGGTCAATCACCCGCAGCTCAAAATCTACGAGACAGGCCGTCTGGACGATGCCTATTTCGGTGGTGACAAACACTATGGCAAGCTGCACTCGAAGTATCTTCTGGGAGATGAGGTCGGTTTTATTGGCACCGCGAACTTCGATTACCGCTCTCGCCTTTTTAACAATGAGATGGGATTCTTCTTCGAAAGCCCGGAGTTGGCGCAGGATCTTATTGAAGATTTTGAGCTGTTGAAGAGCGAGTCCTACCACTGGGGTACACCCGAATGGCTTGATATGCGGCGTCAGTTGATGGAGGGCAAAGGACTGAAGGCTGGCGCAGTGCGCAATCAACGCAAGGTCTTCAATGTTTTGCGTAAGACCAAGCTGGAATACCTCTTCTAG
- a CDS encoding DUF418 domain-containing protein codes for MKASTSRIHVIDAIRGFAVLGILIANIQSWSGYKFIPFDVVATLPYFHLDALFLQLHEILVDGKFYAIFSILFGAGFGIQYERNREKGPAFISKYRKRTGLLLIFGIVHTLCWSGDILGLYALLAFVLVMLRKIAVQHLLPVAVALLLFFLLPQVLASVFYEHPAGVAKVALKTFPDATPLELTASFGTGGWADVLRMNLHNIYWRWHDFLPNGRISRVLGLFLLGFYLARSGYFTSGIYSKSRLAVFLSIGILATATAVSTDTNITQWAVSSQDVILKGVLVLGQICQAMAYMSMLAMIYASTRGESLLSPFTLIGRMAFTSYLLQTVIGMTLFYGVGFGYWGSMGLAQLWLLALLIYTLQVLFCALWLKFYQKGPVEWLWASLTAGRMAANRRS; via the coding sequence TTGAAAGCAAGCACTTCCCGTATACACGTCATCGATGCCATTCGTGGTTTCGCCGTGCTGGGTATTCTCATCGCCAATATCCAGAGTTGGAGTGGATACAAGTTTATCCCCTTCGACGTTGTGGCAACGCTACCTTACTTCCATCTGGACGCGCTGTTCCTGCAGCTCCATGAAATTCTGGTGGATGGAAAGTTCTACGCAATATTCTCAATATTATTTGGTGCTGGATTCGGCATTCAGTACGAAAGAAACCGGGAGAAAGGACCTGCATTTATCAGCAAGTACCGCAAGCGGACCGGTTTGTTGCTGATCTTCGGTATCGTGCACACGCTGTGCTGGTCGGGTGACATTCTTGGCCTTTACGCTCTATTGGCTTTTGTTTTAGTGATGCTCAGGAAAATCGCCGTACAGCATCTCTTGCCCGTAGCGGTGGCACTGCTGCTGTTTTTTCTATTGCCGCAGGTTCTTGCCTCGGTGTTCTATGAGCATCCCGCTGGTGTTGCGAAGGTCGCTCTCAAGACCTTCCCCGATGCAACGCCACTGGAACTAACGGCGTCGTTTGGTACTGGTGGCTGGGCAGATGTCCTGCGGATGAACCTGCATAACATTTACTGGCGCTGGCACGATTTTCTGCCTAATGGTCGTATTTCTCGGGTGCTTGGGTTGTTCTTGCTTGGTTTTTATCTGGCCAGATCGGGCTATTTCACCTCAGGTATATACAGCAAAAGTCGACTGGCGGTGTTTCTTTCAATCGGAATACTGGCAACTGCGACAGCGGTGTCTACTGATACGAATATCACGCAGTGGGCCGTGTCCTCGCAGGACGTGATCTTGAAAGGCGTCCTGGTCCTGGGGCAGATATGCCAGGCCATGGCCTACATGTCGATGCTGGCGATGATATACGCCAGTACCCGCGGAGAAAGCCTGCTGAGCCCCTTCACCCTGATCGGCCGGATGGCATTTACCAGTTATCTTCTACAGACGGTGATTGGCATGACGCTATTTTATGGCGTCGGATTTGGCTATTGGGGCAGCATGGGCCTGGCCCAATTGTGGTTGTTGGCGCTGCTGATCTACACGCTGCAGGTGTTGTTCTGTGCGCTCTGGCTGAAGTTCTACCAGAAAGGACCGGTCGAGTGGCTTTGGGCATCGTTGACGGCGGGTAGAATGGCAGCGAATCGACGGTCATGA
- a CDS encoding aspartate ammonia-lyase yields the protein MKNWRRTLGNSVLVVGMSAVCVQAISETAPKMRIEHDLLGEKAVPASAYYGVQTARALENFQISGRQISDYPELIAGFAHTKMAAAKGNTDVGKMDREVRDAIIKAGEAIIAGNYHDQFPIDPYQGGAGTSTNMNVNEVMANVALELTGHQLGEYDIIEPHDHLNMSQSTNDSYPTALKVAIFQNNDKLVAEIENLIEAFRNKGDEFIDILKMGRTEMQDAVPMTLGQEFHAFAAALETEISFLRDAEKPLFSINMGATAIGSGLNAPKGYAEKTTRHLAKQTGKPITLADDLFAATWDQHAFVAESAALRSLAIKLSKISSDLILLSSGPRAGLGEINLPPMQPGSSIMPGKVNPVIAELMNLVSYRVIGNDVSVSLAARNGQLQLNAYEPLEAIAILDSQRLLGNAMQTLRERCVDGITVNENTLEAYIERTVGIVTALNPVIGYERATELAAEAYRTNKGILEIIREQDILTEEQVNEILDPAALTGLDKKKYRR from the coding sequence ATGAAAAACTGGCGCCGTACACTGGGCAATTCCGTTCTGGTCGTTGGGATGAGCGCGGTCTGCGTCCAGGCAATTTCCGAAACCGCCCCGAAAATGCGTATCGAGCATGACCTGCTCGGCGAGAAAGCGGTCCCGGCCTCGGCATACTATGGAGTACAAACCGCGCGTGCCCTCGAGAATTTCCAAATTTCTGGCCGCCAGATCAGTGACTACCCGGAACTCATTGCCGGTTTTGCCCACACCAAAATGGCCGCGGCAAAGGGCAATACCGACGTCGGAAAGATGGACAGGGAAGTACGCGACGCGATCATCAAGGCTGGCGAAGCCATTATAGCCGGCAACTACCATGACCAGTTCCCCATCGATCCCTACCAGGGCGGCGCAGGCACCTCGACCAACATGAACGTCAACGAGGTGATGGCGAATGTGGCACTAGAACTAACCGGCCATCAGTTAGGTGAATACGACATCATTGAGCCTCACGACCACCTCAATATGTCCCAGTCGACCAACGACTCGTATCCTACTGCCCTGAAAGTCGCCATCTTCCAGAACAATGACAAACTTGTCGCAGAGATCGAGAACCTTATCGAGGCCTTCAGAAACAAGGGCGATGAGTTCATCGACATTTTGAAGATGGGGCGCACCGAAATGCAGGATGCTGTTCCGATGACCCTGGGACAGGAATTCCACGCCTTTGCAGCAGCACTGGAAACCGAGATTTCCTTTTTACGCGATGCCGAGAAGCCCCTCTTCAGTATCAATATGGGCGCAACTGCGATTGGTTCAGGTCTCAACGCCCCCAAGGGCTATGCCGAGAAGACCACCCGACACCTGGCGAAACAGACCGGCAAGCCAATCACTCTCGCAGATGATCTTTTCGCCGCAACCTGGGACCAGCACGCTTTCGTTGCCGAGTCAGCCGCGTTGCGCAGCCTCGCAATCAAGCTGTCCAAGATCTCCAGCGACCTGATTCTCCTGTCGTCCGGCCCGCGGGCGGGCCTGGGTGAGATCAACCTGCCGCCCATGCAGCCCGGATCGTCTATTATGCCGGGCAAGGTCAATCCGGTGATCGCGGAACTGATGAATCTGGTGTCCTATCGGGTGATTGGTAATGATGTGTCAGTCAGCCTTGCCGCTCGCAACGGTCAATTACAACTCAACGCTTACGAGCCGCTGGAAGCCATTGCGATTCTCGATTCCCAGCGATTGCTGGGCAACGCCATGCAGACCCTGCGTGAACGCTGCGTCGATGGCATCACCGTTAACGAAAATACCCTGGAAGCGTATATCGAGCGCACCGTGGGTATCGTGACCGCTCTCAATCCCGTGATTGGCTATGAGCGCGCTACCGAGCTCGCGGCTGAGGCGTATCGCACCAACAAGGGTATTCTCGAGATCATCAGAGAACAGGATATTTTGACCGAGGAGCAGGTCAACGAAATACTCGACCCAGCAGCGCTTACCGGTTTGGACAAGAAGAAGTACCGCCGCTAG
- a CDS encoding anaerobic C4-dicarboxylate transporter family protein: protein MLVLELGILLTCILLGARRGGIALGTISGIGLVIFVFLFDMPPGQPPAVVLGMILAVITALAMMEAAGGLQFLVETAEKLLRRNPSRITFVAPLVTYLLIFGAGTQHVIYSLLPVIAEVSRKAGVRPERPLSISVIAAQQGLIASPISAVSVALVAALAGFEVGLADIMMVVIPATLVGLAVGTLSVAWRGAPLAEDSDYQARLKDLGIDTEATAAPLAGKARRRGAGACAVFLVSVALIVIIGIFPELRPVHGADSAGVPLQIDMAAAIMVIMLGAAGLVTLLFDASPARAMKGELMRSGLVAIISILGVSWLGASFFAANEVQIIAAISSVIETSPWLFALGLFVLSILLFSQAATIVILAPIGLALGLPPHLMVGLYPAVNGNFFLPTYGTVLAAVSFDRTGTTRIGKYVLNHSFMRPGLAATFSSTLTALALSQWLLG, encoded by the coding sequence ATGTTAGTGTTGGAACTCGGCATACTTCTTACCTGCATTTTGCTGGGGGCTCGCCGCGGTGGTATAGCCTTGGGAACCATCTCGGGCATCGGGCTGGTTATCTTTGTCTTCCTCTTCGATATGCCTCCCGGCCAGCCGCCCGCTGTTGTGCTCGGAATGATCCTCGCGGTGATAACCGCACTTGCGATGATGGAGGCAGCCGGTGGCCTGCAGTTCCTGGTGGAGACTGCAGAGAAGCTATTGCGGCGTAATCCCTCGCGCATTACTTTTGTTGCCCCGCTAGTCACCTACCTTTTGATATTCGGCGCCGGTACCCAGCACGTCATTTACTCGCTGTTGCCGGTGATTGCCGAGGTATCTCGCAAGGCAGGTGTGCGGCCTGAGCGACCACTTTCTATTAGCGTTATCGCAGCGCAGCAAGGCTTGATAGCCTCACCGATCTCTGCTGTCAGTGTTGCCCTTGTGGCAGCGCTGGCCGGTTTCGAGGTTGGGCTTGCAGACATTATGATGGTGGTCATACCGGCGACTCTGGTTGGGCTCGCCGTTGGCACGCTATCCGTTGCCTGGCGAGGTGCGCCACTTGCCGAAGACTCGGACTATCAGGCGCGATTAAAGGACCTTGGCATTGATACTGAAGCGACGGCGGCTCCTCTGGCAGGTAAGGCTCGGCGCCGGGGCGCCGGCGCCTGTGCTGTGTTTCTGGTATCCGTTGCGCTAATTGTTATCATCGGCATATTTCCTGAGCTCCGGCCCGTGCATGGCGCTGACAGCGCCGGGGTGCCGCTGCAAATTGATATGGCCGCCGCGATCATGGTGATCATGCTGGGCGCGGCTGGCCTGGTAACCCTGCTGTTCGATGCCAGTCCTGCGCGTGCGATGAAAGGTGAGCTGATGCGCAGCGGACTGGTGGCGATAATTTCCATTCTGGGCGTGTCCTGGCTGGGGGCGTCATTTTTTGCAGCCAACGAGGTGCAGATTATTGCTGCCATTTCCTCGGTCATTGAGACCAGCCCATGGCTTTTTGCGCTCGGCTTGTTCGTCCTCAGTATTCTGTTGTTCAGCCAGGCCGCTACGATCGTGATTCTGGCGCCTATCGGCTTGGCACTGGGCCTTCCACCCCACCTGATGGTTGGGTTGTATCCTGCAGTGAACGGCAATTTTTTCTTGCCCACCTACGGCACAGTATTGGCAGCCGTTTCATTCGATAGAACCGGTACCACGCGTATCGGGAAGTATGTGCTCAATCATAGTTTCATGCGCCCGGGCCTGGCCGCGACTTTTTCAAGTACCCTGACAGCGCTGGCTTTGAGTCAGTGGTTGCTAGGCTGA
- a CDS encoding metallophosphoesterase family protein, protein MHARIGTPVFLAALFLTICWPSFAREPLEIVIISDINGRYGSTGYHRRVAVAVSQIISLEPDLVISTGDMVAGQRPSPKLQRLELDAMWDSFHQTIRRPLEAAGIPVIMTPGNHDASAYPGFEGERAAYADYHRAHPPTVTLEPGGFFPFYFSLEFGGLLLASLDATRSGELPVEQRDWLRAKLQGEHLAAPKILFGHLPMQPIASGRESDVINDTALEQLLQQSGNVSYLSGHHHAYYPGQRQGINMFSMGNLGGNQRKLIDGGNATGFSFALMRVDSLGVATIKAFAGPGFEDTVPITSLPAQLGNGDHQLTRYRGSSGNLENALDE, encoded by the coding sequence ATGCACGCAAGAATCGGCACACCCGTTTTTCTAGCCGCTCTATTTTTGACTATCTGCTGGCCCAGTTTTGCCAGAGAGCCACTTGAGATAGTTATCATTTCCGACATTAATGGCCGTTACGGTAGCACTGGCTATCACAGGCGTGTTGCGGTGGCGGTTAGCCAGATTATCAGCCTTGAACCGGATCTAGTCATCAGCACCGGTGACATGGTCGCGGGGCAGCGGCCTTCGCCAAAACTGCAGCGGCTGGAGCTGGACGCCATGTGGGACAGTTTTCACCAGACGATAAGGCGTCCTCTGGAGGCAGCCGGTATCCCAGTGATAATGACCCCCGGAAACCACGATGCCTCCGCCTATCCTGGTTTCGAGGGAGAGCGGGCGGCCTATGCTGACTACCATCGTGCTCATCCGCCTACTGTGACCTTAGAGCCCGGTGGATTCTTTCCGTTTTACTTCTCGCTGGAATTTGGCGGACTGTTGCTGGCTTCGCTGGATGCAACGCGCAGTGGTGAACTGCCTGTAGAGCAGCGGGATTGGCTGCGAGCCAAATTGCAGGGTGAACACCTGGCAGCGCCCAAAATTCTATTCGGCCACTTGCCTATGCAGCCCATTGCTTCCGGCCGAGAGAGCGACGTCATAAATGATACGGCGCTGGAGCAACTGCTTCAGCAGAGTGGCAATGTGAGTTATCTCAGCGGGCATCACCATGCGTATTATCCGGGCCAGCGGCAGGGTATAAACATGTTCAGCATGGGAAACCTTGGCGGTAACCAGCGGAAGTTGATTGATGGTGGCAACGCTACCGGTTTCAGCTTCGCCCTAATGCGAGTTGACTCACTGGGAGTGGCAACGATAAAGGCATTCGCTGGGCCGGGTTTTGAGGACACCGTGCCGATCACTTCGTTGCCAGCGCAATTAGGAAATGGAGATCATCAACTTACTCGTTATAGAGGGAGTAGCGGTAACTTGGAGAATGCTCTGGATGAATAG
- a CDS encoding PliI family lysozyme inhibitor of I-type lysozyme: MRARCGFSATADASPASNASCTFSQRQGFISVRIDGGRDFEFSPTGDAPGNYVDQQGKSVYRLAGLGDAGQLFRLPDSHLYVFWDRDSWRCDRQQIATPGQCTLRHDALGFDVEVTGERSLSVRSTGLSPAADELLAELDGTAYQAELADLDADGWPEIYVYVSSTGSGSYGSLIAFAVNQGKSLSPIYLPPLKQTPEAVKGYMGHDEFAVVENNLVRRFPIYAASDTNAAASAGTRQLQYRLEKGEAGWVLAVDRVVEF; the protein is encoded by the coding sequence ATGCGTGCTAGATGTGGATTTTCTGCAACAGCAGACGCCTCGCCAGCGAGCAACGCTTCTTGCACCTTTTCTCAGCGTCAGGGTTTTATCAGTGTAAGAATTGACGGAGGAAGAGATTTCGAGTTTTCACCGACAGGTGATGCGCCTGGAAACTACGTCGATCAACAGGGTAAATCCGTCTATCGCCTGGCAGGGCTCGGTGATGCTGGCCAGTTATTCAGACTGCCTGATTCCCACTTGTATGTTTTCTGGGATCGCGATAGCTGGCGTTGCGACAGGCAGCAAATCGCAACTCCCGGGCAGTGCACCCTACGTCACGACGCTCTGGGTTTTGACGTTGAGGTGACGGGTGAACGCAGTCTTAGTGTTCGGTCCACAGGGTTGTCACCTGCCGCTGATGAGTTGCTCGCAGAGTTGGACGGCACGGCCTATCAGGCCGAACTCGCTGATCTCGACGCCGACGGCTGGCCCGAAATCTATGTTTATGTCAGTTCAACGGGTAGCGGTAGCTACGGATCCCTGATCGCCTTTGCAGTAAACCAGGGAAAGTCACTCTCGCCCATTTACCTGCCGCCATTGAAGCAAACTCCGGAGGCGGTAAAAGGCTATATGGGGCACGACGAATTTGCTGTGGTAGAAAATAATCTGGTACGACGGTTCCCGATTTATGCGGCTAGCGACACGAATGCAGCGGCCAGCGCGGGAACGCGGCAACTGCAATATCGCTTGGAGAAGGGCGAGGCCGGCTGGGTTCTGGCAGTAGATCGAGTTGTTGAGTTCTAG
- a CDS encoding DUF4410 domain-containing protein encodes MTRSTIRLIGPAALVSLTLSQSIFAQGNMDYTNTYIDKIDSAAPIHVHPFGTADADLGNPKFEDTAQAMAKSAPHLLATDIVSTLRNSGFTAVTLDESKEGPAENAMNLTGHFTKLDPGSQNLRVWVGLGAGESKVCISGQLTDAAGKKLADFADCRNGLGWGASGPQGNKGAEVLGERVAKFLINWAGLN; translated from the coding sequence ATGACCCGAAGCACAATTCGTCTCATTGGCCCCGCCGCTCTTGTTTCTCTCACTCTGAGCCAGAGTATTTTCGCCCAGGGCAACATGGACTACACAAACACTTACATAGACAAAATCGATTCAGCCGCGCCTATCCATGTTCACCCCTTCGGCACGGCAGATGCCGACCTGGGAAACCCCAAATTTGAAGATACAGCGCAGGCCATGGCCAAATCCGCCCCGCATCTCCTGGCCACTGACATCGTAAGTACTCTTAGAAATTCCGGCTTTACCGCCGTAACGCTTGATGAGTCGAAGGAAGGGCCCGCAGAAAACGCGATGAACCTAACCGGTCATTTCACCAAGCTGGATCCAGGCAGCCAGAACCTGCGAGTCTGGGTTGGCCTTGGTGCCGGCGAGAGCAAGGTATGTATATCTGGACAACTGACCGACGCAGCGGGGAAAAAACTCGCAGACTTTGCGGACTGCCGCAACGGCCTGGGTTGGGGAGCCAGCGGCCCGCAAGGTAACAAGGGTGCTGAGGTTCTCGGGGAGCGCGTGGCGAAATTCCTCATCAACTGGGCCGGCCTCAACTAG